In the Lepidochelys kempii isolate rLepKem1 chromosome 3, rLepKem1.hap2, whole genome shotgun sequence genome, one interval contains:
- the LOC140908360 gene encoding uncharacterized protein, with protein MKDRGHNRDPKQCRVKLKELRQAYQKTREANSRSGSEPQTCRFYDELQAILGGSATTTPAVLFDSFNGDGGNTEVGFGDEEDDEEEEVVDSSQQASGETGFPDSQELFLTLDLEPVPPEPTQGCLLDPAGGEGTSAACVSMITGSSPSQRLVKLRKKKKHTRDEMFSELMLSSHTDRAQTNAWRQIMSECRKAQNDREERWRAEESKWRAEDRAEAQMWRQRDERRQDSMLRLLQDQTSMLQCMVELQQRQLEHRLPLLPLCNQPPSSPNSIASTPRRPRTRWGGLRPTSHSTTEDCPKKRRLSFNTF; from the exons atgaaggacagaggccataacagggacccgaagcagtgccgcgtgaaactgaaggagctgaggcaagcctaccagaaaaccagagaggcgaacagccgctctgggtcagagccccaaacatgccgcttctatgatgagctgcaggccattttagggggttcagccaccactaccccagccgtgttgtttgactccttcaatggagatggaggcaatacggaagtaggttttggggacgaagaagatgatgaggaggaggaggttgtagatagctcacagcaagcaagcggagaaaccggttttcccgacagccaggaactgtttctcaccctagacctggagccagtaccccccgaacccacccaaggctgcctcctggacccagcaggcggagaagggacctctg ctgcatgtgtttcaatgatcacaggatcttctccttcccagaggctagtgaagcttagaaagaaaaaaaaacacactcgcgatgaaatgttctccgagctcatgctgtcctcccacactgacagagcacagacgaatgcgtggaggcaaataatgtcagagtgcaggaaagcacaaaatgaccgggaggagaggtggagggctgaagagagtaagtggcgggctgaagacagggctgaagctcaaatgtggcggcagcgtgatgagaggaggcaggattcaatgctgaggctgctgcaggaccaaaccagtatgctccagtgtatggttgagctgcagcaaaggcagctggagcacagactgccactgctgcccctctgtaaccaaccgccctcctccccaaattccatcgcctccacacccagacgcccaagaacgcggtgggggggcctccggccaaccagccactccaccacagaggattgcccaaaaaaaagaaggctgtcattcaatacattttaa